TGGCCGGTCTTCCAGTACCGCTCGAGGGCCGGCGCGTGCAGCACGCCCGTGAGCGACACGAGCTGCAGCTCGTCGTAGTAGATGCGCCAGTCGACGCCCGCATCCTCGAGGCGGTTGAAGATCGTCGGCGCCGCGGGGGCGTCGAGCCACTTGCGGTAGCCGCCGCCCTCCTTGTTGGTCACGAAGCCGTGCGAGGTGCCGGCGTGGAAGAACGACCGGTTGCAGAAGGTCTGGCTCGGCACGGCCGCGAACCAGTGGTCGTAGACGGCGAACTCGCGCGCGAGCGTCGACAGCACGGGCAGCATCGCGGGCGTGAAGGCGCCCATGACGCGGCCGAGCTCGTCGTTCGTCGGCTTCTTCTTGGCGCCCTTCACCTCGGTCCAGTTGATGGCGTAGTCGGTGACGAAGCCGTCCATCGTCGGATGCGCGTCGTCGGCGGGCGCGTTGACGGGCGGGTCGACGACGTTGAAGAGCTGCGTGTTGACGTGCGGATAGGGCTCCCCCGGGTCGGGGTTCGGCGACGCCATGATCTCGTCGGTCGTGCCCGTGTACGGATGCGCGGGGATGCGCGTGCCGTCGGGCGCCGCGTTCGCGTAGTCGCCGAAGGCGAGGCCCTCGAACTCCGCCCCCTCGGGCACGGTCTCGGCGTCGTAGAGGTAGCCGAGCAGGTTGTCGAAGGAGCGGTTCTCACCCATGAGCACGACGAGGTGGGCGAAGCCGGGCGCCGTCTCCTGGTCGGGCACGGGGAGCGCCTCGCGGGCCCCGAACTCGTGCCCGATGGCCGCCCCCGCGCCCGCGCCGACGACGACCCCGGCCGCCGCGGCACCGCCGACGCGCAGGAAGTCCCGGCGGCTCGCGCCGCGCTCCGGTTCCCGCTCCTCGCCGCCCACGCGACCATCCCATCAGACGGCGATCAGGTGGGGGTGGATTACCGTGGGCACGTGACCGTTTTCTCCCCCGAGGTCGTCGCCGCCGTTCTGCACCACATGAACGACGACCACACCGACGACAACATCCTGATCGTGCGCGCCTTCGCGGGTCGGGATCCCGAGTCGGCCCGCATGATCGACCTCGACCACCGCGGTGGAACGTGGCGTTACACGATCGACGGCGAGGACTCCGAGCTGCACCTCCCCTGGTCGCGCGAGCTCACCGAGCGCCCCGAGATCCGCCGCGAGATCGTCGGGCTCTACGATGCCGCCTGCAGCAAGCTCGGCGTCGAGCCCCGTCCGCACGAGTAGGCACGCGGTGACCCCGAACCGGATCGCGTCGGCGGCAGGAGCCGTCGTGTTCGCGGTCGTCGGGGTCTGGGGTCTCGTGCTCGTGCTCGACCCGACGCTCGACCCCGAGGTCGGCGCGCTCGTGTTCGGCCTCGTCGGCACGAACCTCGCCCTCGCCGTCGTGCACCTCGTGCTCGCCGCGGCTCTCGCCGTGGGTGCCGTGCGGGGCGAGCGCCTCTCCCGCCCCGTCAACGTCGGCGTCGGCACGGTGCTGTTCGTGCTCGGGCTGTTCGGGCTCTTCGCGGTCGGCACCCCCGTCAATGTGCTCGCCCTCAACGGCGCGGCGAACCTCCTGCACTTCGCCACGTCATCCGCTCTGCTCGCCACAGGGCTCGGGGCGGCGCGGGCGGATGCGGCGCAGGCGCCCGGGACGGATGCGGCGCGCCGGGCGGACTAGCGCGAACCTTCAGTCAGTCATAAGCTAAGGGAAACCTAACCTCAAGGAGTTCCCGTGTCCGTGCTGCCCTTCTCCCAGGCTCTCCGCGAGCGCACCTGGACCGGACACTCCGACAGCGAGGGCGCCGGCTTCATGACCGACCTCATGAAGGGCGAGGGCACGCGCGACGACTACGTGGCGCTCGTCGTGCAGCACTACTTCATCTACGAGGCGCTCGAGGCCGCCGAGGCGATCTTCGCCGGCGACCCGATCGTGGCCCAGTTCGCGACGCCGCGGCTCACGCGCCTCCCCGCACTCGAGGCCGACCTCGAGTTCCTCCTCGGCGCCGACTGGCGCGACGCGATCACGCCGCTCCCCACGACCATCGAGTACGTCGACCGCATCCGCCAGGTGGCCGACGAGCGCTGGGCCGGCGGCTTCGTCGCGCACCACTACACGCGCTACCTCGGCGACCTCTCGGGCGGCCAGTTCATCGGCAAGGTCATGGCGCGTCGCTTCGGCTTCGAGACCAACGGCATCGGCTTCTACCT
The Protaetiibacter sp. SSC-01 genome window above contains:
- a CDS encoding heme oxygenase (biliverdin-producing) is translated as MSVLPFSQALRERTWTGHSDSEGAGFMTDLMKGEGTRDDYVALVVQHYFIYEALEAAEAIFAGDPIVAQFATPRLTRLPALEADLEFLLGADWRDAITPLPTTIEYVDRIRQVADERWAGGFVAHHYTRYLGDLSGGQFIGKVMARRFGFETNGIGFYLFDEIADPQEFKQTYRDELDRVEWDEAERERVIDEVLLAYRFNTELFEDLARAKAAA
- a CDS encoding DUF4383 domain-containing protein, which translates into the protein MTPNRIASAAGAVVFAVVGVWGLVLVLDPTLDPEVGALVFGLVGTNLALAVVHLVLAAALAVGAVRGERLSRPVNVGVGTVLFVLGLFGLFAVGTPVNVLALNGAANLLHFATSSALLATGLGAARADAAQAPGTDAARRAD
- a CDS encoding DUF2470 domain-containing protein, with the protein product MTVFSPEVVAAVLHHMNDDHTDDNILIVRAFAGRDPESARMIDLDHRGGTWRYTIDGEDSELHLPWSRELTERPEIRREIVGLYDAACSKLGVEPRPHE
- a CDS encoding alkaline phosphatase family protein, whose protein sequence is MGGEEREPERGASRRDFLRVGGAAAAGVVVGAGAGAAIGHEFGAREALPVPDQETAPGFAHLVVLMGENRSFDNLLGYLYDAETVPEGAEFEGLAFGDYANAAPDGTRIPAHPYTGTTDEIMASPNPDPGEPYPHVNTQLFNVVDPPVNAPADDAHPTMDGFVTDYAINWTEVKGAKKKPTNDELGRVMGAFTPAMLPVLSTLAREFAVYDHWFAAVPSQTFCNRSFFHAGTSHGFVTNKEGGGYRKWLDAPAAPTIFNRLEDAGVDWRIYYDELQLVSLTGVLHAPALERYWKTGHFATMQQFYDDVAQGQLPAYAFIEPRMTYNHNDFHPAFGTMRESDVDGTEVVDSAISDVRAGELLVHEVYSAIRASAAASGSNALNTMLLITFDEHGGTYDHVPPPREAPPDDSGAGEMGFAFDRLGCRVPAIAVSAWTARGTIVHDLMHHGSVAATLDRLHGLEPLSRRDETATPLFNAVNLTAPRDPSTWPTTTPQYLPPNPQAESPHPGNAHKDKPLSPPAQGLIGLLLAKYGNPEHLDPQTYGDAYEALAKYGTGLFGAERAPTGTPTPTPAPTPTPTP